The genomic window TCTTCTGGACGAACGGATACTGGGGAAAGTGGATCGATCTCCCCGCGGATGGTTCGCTCTACCGGGCCGCCACCGCGATGACGCTGGCCGCCGTCGTCGCCACCCAGGTGGGGAACCTCTTTGCCCAGCGGACCGAGCGCGCCTCGGTCTTTCACGGCGGATTCTTCCGGAACCGCCTGGTCTGGGTCGGGATCGCCACGGAGGTGGGGCTGCTGCTCCTGATCGTGCATGTCCCGTTCCTGCAATCCATCTTCGGAACGGCGGGGTTTCCCGCGCAGGGATGGGGGTTCCTTCTCCTGTGCGTCCCCGCGCTGCTGCTGGCCGACGAGGGCCGCAAGGCGCTGCTCCGGTTCCGGGAGCGCGCGACCAACCCGGGAGGTGTCACTTGAAGATCATCGTCATCGGCTGCGGCCGGATGGGTGCGGGGCTCGCGCAGACCCTTTCGTTGCAGGGCCACGCGGTGACCGTGGTGGATGCGGACCCGGCAGCCTTCGACCGCCTGGGGCCGTCCTTCAAGGGAAACACGGTCGCGGGGAACGCCATCGACCGGGAAACGCTCCTTGCCGCGGGGATGGAGCGGGCCGACGGGCTGGCGGCGGTGACCGCAAGCGACGAGGCCAACGTGGTCGCCGCGCGGCTGGCGATGCAGGTCTTCCACGTCCCAAGGGTGGTCGCCCGGCTCTACGACCCCCGCAAGGCGGAGATCTACCGGCGACTGGGGCTGCACACGATCACGCCGGTGACGTGGGGGATCCATCGGATGGCCGAGCTGCTCTGCTACTCCCGCCTCGACACCGTGGTGAGCCTGGGAAGCGGCGAGGTCGACGTCGTGGAATCGGAGATCCCGCCCCTCCTGGTGGGGCGGACGGTGACCGAGCTGACGGTGGCCGGCGAGATCCGGGTCGTGTCGATCAGCCGCGCCGGGAAGACCTTCCTCCCCACGCTGGCGACGGTGTTCCACAAGGGGGACCTGGTCCACGTGGCGGTGCTGGTGACGTCGGCCGACCGGCTCCGGAAGCTGCTGGGGCAGCAATAGGAAAGGGGGACGCGCCATGGCGATGAACGTGATCGTGGTGGGGGGAGGCAAGGTGGGGTCGTACCTGGCGGCGCTGCTCCTTTCCGCGGGGCACATGGTCAAGCTCGTCGAGGTGTTCCCCGGGGAGATGCCGATGCTGCGGCGGGACCTGCCGCCGGAGGCGATCCTCGCGGGGGACGGGACCGACCCCGCGGTGCTCGAGACCGCCGGGATCCGCCATGCGAACGTCGTGGCGGCCGTGACCGGCGCCGACGAGACGAACCTCGTGGTGACCAGCCTGGCCCGGTTCGAGTTCCACGTCCCGCGGACGATCGCCCGGGTCAAGAATCCGAGGAACGCATGGATGTTCACCCCCGAGATGGGGGTGGACATCGCGCTCAACCAGGCCGATCTGCTGGGACACCTCATTGCCGAGGAGATGTCGCTCGGGGACATGACGACGCTCCTGAAGCTCCGCAAGGGGCTTTTCTCCCTCGTTGAGGAGAAGGTCCACCCGGAGGCGGCCGCTTCCGGCAAGACGGTGCGGGAGCTGAAGCTCCCGGAGGCGTGCGTCCTGGTGGCGGTCCTCCGGAAGGGGGATATGCTTCACCCCGCCCCCGACCTGGTCCTCCAGCCGGCGGACGAGGTGCTCGCGGTGGTGCACGCCACGCAGGCGGGGAAGCTCGCCGCCCTCCTGGGCCCCCGGAAGGGATGAACGGCGGGCTTCCCCGGACCGGTCGGCCGTTCGGCAGGTCACTCCGGAGGAAATCCGTTCGACGGGGTCGGCAGGTGCTCCGTGAGTTTCGACGCGGCGGTATCCGGGGATAAATTATTTACGGGCATGGATGTTGTTGTTATCATATACATCAACGGATATAGATGCATGTCGTGTTCCAACCCACAACCAAAAAGGGGGATCGCCGATGAAAAAGATGCTGTTGATCCTGTGCGCCGTCCTGCTCGTCGCCTCGCTCGCCTTTGCCGCAGGGCCGAAGACCTACCAGGTGACGGGCCCCGTCCTCGAGCTCAAGGACGACATGATCGTGGTGCAGAAAGGGAAGGACAAGTGGGAGATCGGCCGGGGAGCGGATACGAAGGTCACGGGCGACCTGAAGGTCGGCTCCAAGGTGACGATCGAGTACCGGATGAACGCTGCCACCGTCGAGGTGAAGGACGCCAAGGCGAAGGCGACGAAGAAGAAATAGACGGGAGGAGGGGATGAAAAAGTACGGTGCGGAGTTCCTCGGAACCTTCTGGCTCGTACTTGGCGGTTGCGGCAGCGCGGTCCTGGC from bacterium includes these protein-coding regions:
- a CDS encoding TrkA family potassium uptake protein; the encoded protein is MKIIVIGCGRMGAGLAQTLSLQGHAVTVVDADPAAFDRLGPSFKGNTVAGNAIDRETLLAAGMERADGLAAVTASDEANVVAARLAMQVFHVPRVVARLYDPRKAEIYRRLGLHTITPVTWGIHRMAELLCYSRLDTVVSLGSGEVDVVESEIPPLLVGRTVTELTVAGEIRVVSISRAGKTFLPTLATVFHKGDLVHVAVLVTSADRLRKLLGQQ
- a CDS encoding TrkA family potassium uptake protein, encoding MAMNVIVVGGGKVGSYLAALLLSAGHMVKLVEVFPGEMPMLRRDLPPEAILAGDGTDPAVLETAGIRHANVVAAVTGADETNLVVTSLARFEFHVPRTIARVKNPRNAWMFTPEMGVDIALNQADLLGHLIAEEMSLGDMTTLLKLRKGLFSLVEEKVHPEAAASGKTVRELKLPEACVLVAVLRKGDMLHPAPDLVLQPADEVLAVVHATQAGKLAALLGPRKG